A genome region from Panicum virgatum strain AP13 chromosome 4K, P.virgatum_v5, whole genome shotgun sequence includes the following:
- the LOC120702127 gene encoding uncharacterized protein LOC120702127, producing the protein MVVPNYTCLKLKMPGPRGVITVASSFQRTYQCEMDNCELASVVLASEELALIRTETPQEPPNSNRRVGSFEPAEGVKEIPRDPQGSGEKKLRVGSMLTPK; encoded by the coding sequence ATGGtggtccccaactacacctgcCTCAAGCTGAAAATGCCAGGCCCACGTGGTGTCATCACCGTCGCATCAAGCTTCCAGCGCACATATCAGTGCGAGATGGACAACTGCGAGCTCGCCTCGGTAGTCTTGGCCTCCGAGGAGCTCGCCCTGATCAGGACAGAGACTCCCCAGGAGCCTCCCAACTCTAACCGCAGGGTCGGGTCCTTTGAGCCCGCCGAGGGTGTCAAAGAGATCCCTCGCGACCCCCAAGGGTCGGGTGAAAAGAAGTTGAGGGTCGGCTCGATGCTGACCCCCAAATAG